The DNA sequence AATACTTAGGAAAACAATCACCAGGCACAGGCAAAACGACATTACTTGTTGCAGTCATTGCTTTTTTGATCATAATACTGTTCTTTTCAATGCACCGGCGCAATTTTTTTAAATAATAATTCAAACTATACCCGCTTCTGCAAGAATGCACCAAATTCTGGCAGTAGTTGTTCATAAATCTTTTTCAAATCGGTGCCTACTTGTTTAGTTTCTCCAATTAAGGGGAAAAAATTAGTATCACCAATCCAACGTGGAAGCACATGAAAATGAAAATGGGCAGGAATGCCGGCGCCTGCCGCTTTTCCTAAATTTGCTCCTAAATTAACTCCTTGAGCGTTGAGCTCTTTTTTCAATACTGCTGACGCAAATGATGCAAGTTCCATTAATTCTGCCCGCGACTCTTTGCTAAATTCTTCGATTCCTGGGGTATGTTCGTTTGATGTGATAAGCAGATGTCCACCAGAATATGGATACGCGTTCATCATTACAAAATGATGTTTCGCTCTGAGCAAAATACCATAATAAGCGTCATTATGTGCCGCATATTGGGCGCAAAAAGGACAGTCATTTTCGTTTCCATCTTTTTTCTCACCATGGACGCCACGAACGTACGAATTACGCCACGGAGAATATAATTTTTCCATACTTTTCCAATTTTTCTATATTGAAATGTTAGAATTAATTAATCATATTATATTTTCTCTTATGTCCCTAAAAATCATTAATAATAAGTAAGCATTAGCCTGTTGCAAAAAAAGATCTATTGCGGGCAACATTTTTGTATATTTTGCCAATTACTAAAGATTAATGCCAATGTAGTAAGGCCTACGACTGTTGTCCCTGTGAAAAGTGCACGCATAGGCGTACAGCATTTTTTTTCTTTAGGCTGATATTCACCATACCACTTTCTGATCATTAAGGGGCCGCCCTCAATTTGAGCCTCATTTCTTGTATAGAGAGCAAATGATTCTATAGGCAACCCTTTTTCGTCTTTTATTTCTCGAGAATAGTAAAAATCATTATGTATCTCATCAAGCGTGCTATCTTTTTTAAAACAAAGATCTGAAAAATTTTGTTTGGTATAAAGTTGAACTATACGCTTTGTATCTAATTTTGAAAACGTTTGAATAACAGGCGGGATCCCATCCTGCGAGAGTTCATGAAATGTTTTCTTTGAGAGTGGCTCTATTTCACTCATAACCAAATAGGAAGATTTATGAATTCCATAATCCTCTGGCACTCCATTCACTATTTTAAGAACATGCTGATGCATCTGAGCAGACGAATTTGAAACAAACATTAAATAAACTATTATATGCATTAACTTCATAACATCCTTTACCTATGATTGTTAATACATAATTTATTAGTTTGGATTATGCGACATCAAGGTATTACTTATCTCTAGCAAATACCCAAAACCAAAAAATGAGTGAAAGAATAACCAGAAGCGGCTCGGCCGGCATGCGCAAACGGGCATACCCAAAACCACCGGTCATAAAAAGAAGGCCGCCAATTAATATACCCGAAAAAACCCAAAGCATCAGCATTTGATTATCATAAGCGCGTTTTTTTAGAAACCCATACGCATTGCGCACTAAAAAGAGCCAACACCCTGCAAAAAATCCAATCCACAAAAGAATCGAATAGAAAAATTCAATCCAAGCAATAATGCGCATCCACCAAGGGATTGATTCGGCATATAAACATGCAGCAACTTTTTTGCTCAATACTTCCTCAATTTGATCCCATTTAAACGTATTTTTTGCCAAAGAAACCAATTGGCTACTATATAAATCGAAGGTCGTTTTAAGTACCTCGGTCATCCAATCGAGTACAAAATATTTAGGAAATTGCTGAATCCAAGGAAGCGCTAACTGCATACAAAAGAGTTCGCGTGTTACAACATACGGCGATTTAATCGCACGATAGATTTCTTCTTGCGATGCAGTTTCATTTTGCGCTTGAACAAACATATATTTAAGGCACAAATCAAGCGGCTGGTTTGCTGCACGACGAATTAATTTCGGCACGGAGAACGCACATAAATAAGCACCAGACATCGGGCAAAAAAACCAACGCCCCGTAAGATTATGATTACGAACGTACCACGGAGAAAGCGATGCAAAAAAAACGCATAAGAAAAGAACAATTCTCATTATTTTTCTTGGCCAAGAAACGGCGCTTAATAGCAGGATAACGCAGGCCAGAACTGAAATGAATTCCCCATTCGGGCGCATCCAAGTGTAAAGGCCTAGCAGTATGCCGCCAAAAAAAATTCTTGAGAGCACCCAAGATTCTTGCGCATGCTTACTGGAAGGCAGTGCGATAGAAAATAGGCAAAGAAGAAATCCAAAAAAGAAAAGAAGAGCTATTGCTTCGGTTAATAAATAGCTCGGTGCAACTATAAATCCTGGATGGAACGCAAAAATCCACCCTGCAATCTGCGCTAAACTCAACGATCCCGTTATTAAAAAGGCGAGAAAAAAAATCAGGAGGGGCGTAAGCGAAGAAAAAGCAACTTGGGCCAAAATAACCGCTTTTTGTGCCGGCATATTTGCTTCAAACGCCGGGCTAAAAAGGCCGTACCATTTATAAAAAAGTGAAATAAAATAAGGATATCCGGGCGTGCGCCAAAAAATAGGTTTGTTATCGTCGACGCGATGCATTCCCGTTCCATGTGCAATGCCAACAGCGCACACATGATAATCCATACTATCCGCTTGCCAATGCCGTTGCTCGTGCTGTCCGTACGAATAAAAAAATAAAGCTCGCAAAGCAAGCGCACATAAAAAAAGAATAATTAGGTTCATCCCTAATAGTTCACGAAACGAAAAAGATGACGATTGAGATAAAGCGATCGACATGACATACTTCCTTTTATTTACCCCAAAATTTAGGGTAAGTTTTGGTGGTTATCATAAAATAGAAGTAGTAAGTTGTGAATAGCCTCGAATTATCGCAGGGTAGGAATCTTAACTGGAGCTAATTGAATCTCTAGAGCTCCATCGGCCTTTAATCGATCTGCATATTCAAGCATAAGCACCGCTATTTGATTATAAAGATTTCTAAAAGCAACTTTAGTTGCGTTTGCTGTAGTGCTTGCATCAACAGCTTTTTTTAATGGAGCAAGAAGTTCCTGTAGACGTTTTCCCGTATCATTAATAAGCGTTAGCGCATCACGCTGATACGATAAATTTCCAAGCCATGTTCCTAATTGATAAAAATATTCATCCATCGTTTTATTACCGGTTTGTATGAGTGCCAGGCGTTGTAATTGCTCAAATTTTATTGGTACCGATGGTTGATCATGCGTCGCTTTAATGGTTGAATTTATTTGATCACGATGATCTTTTTTTATTGCGGCGACATCGGTCACCGTAAAGTTAATTGCGTGAAGCTGAATGCAAAAACTAATAAGAAAATATTTAAATAACCTTTTCATCCCCATCTCCCCCATAACCATATTTTCACTTATTCTACTTCTTTGCATATCTGACAAGCAATAATGCGATCAAATTAGTTTGATGCCGCAGAAAAAAGAACAAAAAAAAGATCGGTTTTTACACCGATCTTCTTAGTATTTTTTGGGCAACTTAGCCGTTTATAGCTTTTTCTGCTTGTTCTTCTGTTTGCTGAATTTGCTCACCGGTTTGACCACCTTCAACATCGTGCTGGGTTGCCGGTTGTGCGTTTGCAGGAGTTGGAACAGCGACTGGGCCTAAAGCCTCTTCGCGCGCTAGAGCATGTTTCTTTTGTAGCTCTTCAAGTTCTCTATCAATATCGCTTGGTATTTCTACTTTTAGCTCACCAAATTCTTCAATTGTTTCTTGCGAATGCGGCACAGGATAGGTAGATTCCTCTGCAAAAGCGTTCATGCCTGCAACAAGCACAGCCATGAGCATGATAATTTTGTAATTCATAATTCAACTCCTTGAGTGCAAACTTTCAATCATATTATACACCTTTTATAATAGCCTATTTGCAAAAAAATGTCAACAGATCGTGGTTTGCGAACGATTAATACTCCCGTCAAGTATGACAAACGCCAAAAAAAACGCTAGAGTAAAAAATAACATGATTCGGCCAATTTTATACCGCATTTTTTCATCACTCATTACTTATCTTGAGGTTCAGCTTTTCCTCAATCTTGCTTCCCTTCCGTTGCTCATTGCTTGGGGTCTTCCCTTTAGCCTTATGACTCCGGTAAGTAATCTATTTTTTAATCCATTTCTTTTTATTTTACTTTTTCTTTCGTCTCTCATTTTTTTTAGCGAACTTTTTTTTCTGCCAAACACTTTTTTGATTACCTGCTTAGAAAAAATATCACAACTATCGAGTATTGTATTTTCTTGGGGCAACTCATCGTGGCTGATCGAATTGCCAACTATTCATCCGTTGATTTTGCTTGCAATGCCGCTTTTTTCTTTTTTTATCTTGCACTCGAAAATTTTTAACCATCCCCTTAAACGAATTGCTGGATTTACAGCAACCCTTATTTTCTTTACCGCATTGCTCAAATACAATACGCAAACCAAGCCATCAATTGAAAAGATAGCCTGCAATGAAAATGAATTAACGATCATGCGTGCAAATGCAAAAACGGTTATTATCGATCCCGGCGCATTAGGAAAACGGGCTTCATCTATTAGCTGGGTAGAATATACACTTGTTTCACATCTGATTAGTTCATATGGTACGAGCACGATAGATCATCTTATCATCCTCCAGCCAAATAGTTGTACGTTAAGCGCCGTGGCAAGACTCGCGCAATGCTGCACCATTAAAAACATATATCTTCCGTATTGGCATGGTGATGCACCAAAAAATTTCATGCGCAGTTATGGTATGCTCCGCGCAGCAGTTAATGAACACGAAACAACTATCGAACGACTTGGAAAAAAACCGACGCAGTTACGGATCGGCTCCAATGCGTGCGCATCTTTAGTGCCAACAAAATCATCGATTGCCTATGAAACGATTTCGTACCCGGCATATCAGGTAGAGTTGTCGATCCTTAATCAAAAAATACGAATCAATTCGCTTAAACTGCGCTCCATTGACAACCAATCTTCTACAAACTAAGATGACGCCAAAGTTTTATGACACCTTAAGGATGAGTAAT is a window from the Candidatus Babeliales bacterium genome containing:
- a CDS encoding HIT domain-containing protein, coding for MEKLYSPWRNSYVRGVHGEKKDGNENDCPFCAQYAAHNDAYYGILLRAKHHFVMMNAYPYSGGHLLITSNEHTPGIEEFSKESRAELMELASFASAVLKKELNAQGVNLGANLGKAAGAGIPAHFHFHVLPRWIGDTNFFPLIGETKQVGTDLKKIYEQLLPEFGAFLQKRV